The following coding sequences are from one Bradyrhizobium sp. 200 window:
- a CDS encoding DUF937 domain-containing protein, whose protein sequence is MATNLVSVVMQFLTPDMIAKIASVLGLDRNVAQKAIAGAIPALLASLADVASTPNGARQLTGTLTQQSGSLENLKNLVGGAGQNLLAESGSNMLSGLFGGGALDTMAQTIGKFAGIGEGTSKSMLGMLGPVVLGALGQQQRSMSLDASGLASLLTSQKDQFAAAMPSGLASQLSAAGLIDGATGGVRSAAAAAGAAGGRIAEASERTAYRAGQTASAAARSTATSQWPYWLVAALLLGGLAWLALGRSGEDTVAQTPPPSMTRTAPGTVGLAPTDLTVGGMNLANQLNSSVGSIRTLLPGITDAASAEAALPKLREAAAQLNEVNSRATQLSPEGKGALVKLIVAATPTINQMCDKVLATPGAGDIAKPAIDELRTKLDALARS, encoded by the coding sequence ATGGCGACGAATTTGGTCTCTGTAGTGATGCAATTCCTCACGCCGGACATGATAGCGAAGATCGCTTCTGTTCTGGGTCTTGATCGCAATGTCGCGCAAAAAGCCATCGCGGGTGCGATTCCCGCTCTTCTTGCAAGCCTTGCCGATGTTGCCTCCACTCCCAATGGCGCGCGACAGCTCACCGGCACGCTGACACAGCAGTCCGGTTCGCTTGAGAACCTCAAGAATCTCGTCGGCGGTGCCGGCCAGAACTTGCTGGCGGAAAGCGGCTCGAACATGCTTTCGGGCCTGTTCGGTGGCGGAGCGCTGGATACAATGGCTCAGACGATAGGCAAGTTCGCGGGGATCGGTGAAGGCACCAGCAAGTCGATGCTCGGCATGCTTGGCCCCGTCGTTCTTGGTGCATTAGGTCAGCAACAACGCAGCATGAGTCTCGACGCAAGTGGGCTGGCGTCCCTTCTCACTTCACAGAAGGATCAGTTCGCTGCAGCAATGCCGTCCGGCCTCGCCAGTCAATTAAGTGCCGCCGGTCTCATCGACGGAGCGACGGGAGGCGTGCGCAGCGCTGCGGCGGCGGCCGGCGCGGCTGGCGGCCGAATTGCAGAGGCTTCGGAGCGGACCGCTTACCGGGCTGGTCAGACGGCCTCCGCGGCGGCTCGCTCGACCGCGACATCACAATGGCCGTATTGGCTGGTCGCCGCGCTGCTATTGGGCGGTCTCGCCTGGCTCGCCCTTGGTCGTTCAGGGGAGGACACAGTCGCCCAGACGCCGCCTCCCTCCATGACGCGGACCGCGCCCGGAACCGTGGGCCTGGCTCCGACAGATTTGACTGTGGGCGGGATGAATCTTGCGAACCAGCTCAACTCGTCGGTTGGGTCCATCAGGACCTTGCTTCCCGGCATCACCGATGCTGCATCGGCCGAGGCTGCCCTGCCCAAGCTGAGGGAGGCAGCAGCCCAATTGAATGAGGTCAATTCCCGCGCGACGCAACTCTCCCCTGAAGGAAAGGGCGCCCTCGTAAAGCTGATTGTGGCCGCCACCCCCACGATCAACCAGATGTGCGACAAGGTGCTGGCGACGCCGGGCGCTGGCGATATTGCGAAGCCGGCGATTGATGAGCTTCGCACCAAGCTCGACGCGCTCGCGCGCTCCTGA
- a CDS encoding GlsB/YeaQ/YmgE family stress response membrane protein: MGILWTIIIGFIAGVIAKFIMPGDNEPSGFIMTTILGIVGAFVASYLGRALGWYSPGEGAGLIGAVVGAIIVLFAYGFITSRRTT; this comes from the coding sequence ATGGGTATTCTCTGGACCATCATCATCGGCTTTATCGCCGGAGTCATCGCCAAATTCATCATGCCGGGCGATAACGAGCCATCAGGCTTCATCATGACGACGATCCTTGGGATCGTGGGCGCTTTCGTTGCATCATATCTCGGACGAGCCCTCGGCTGGTACAGCCCGGGTGAAGGCGCAGGACTTATTGGAGCGGTCGTCGGGGCGATCATCGTCTTGTTCGCATATGGCTTCATCACGAGCCGGCGAACGACTTGA
- a CDS encoding DUF4126 domain-containing protein — protein MELTQMSNFDLALSVALGIGLAAATGFRLFLPLLILSGAAYTGHASLNEGFAWLATPAAVIMLGTAAVVEIAAFYIPGVDNLLDTVATPGAVVAGTIVSAAVMTDLPPMVKWTAAIIAGGGVAGITQGLTAMLRAKSTIFTGGLGNSAVATAELGSASLISLLALAAPLAALALVILFFWLAFRLLRGLARGSRQPNQQQTD, from the coding sequence ATGGAACTTACGCAGATGTCGAACTTCGACCTGGCACTGTCGGTTGCGCTCGGCATCGGGCTTGCCGCCGCAACCGGCTTTCGTCTGTTCCTGCCGTTGCTGATTCTGAGCGGCGCGGCTTACACCGGACATGCAAGCCTGAACGAGGGTTTCGCATGGCTCGCCACACCAGCCGCCGTCATCATGCTCGGCACGGCAGCCGTGGTGGAGATCGCCGCGTTCTATATTCCAGGCGTGGACAATCTGCTCGATACCGTGGCGACGCCCGGTGCCGTCGTCGCAGGAACGATCGTGTCCGCCGCGGTCATGACCGACCTGCCGCCGATGGTGAAATGGACGGCAGCCATTATCGCGGGAGGTGGCGTTGCCGGCATCACACAAGGCCTGACCGCAATGCTCAGGGCAAAATCCACCATCTTTACCGGCGGCCTTGGCAACTCGGCGGTTGCGACCGCCGAACTCGGGAGCGCCTCGCTGATCTCGCTTCTGGCGCTGGCCGCGCCGCTCGCCGCGCTCGCACTAGTCATCCTCTTCTTCTGGCTGGCATTCCGCCTGCTTCGAGGCCTGGCTCGGGGATCGCGCCAGCCAAACCAGCAACAAACGGATTGA
- a CDS encoding cytochrome P460 family protein yields the protein MKNVRLVAAVALGSASGALIGYSALAGGDKVAFPENFDKGTLYATVDRYDNKQYRELYATPAAVDAVRKGQPIPSGTVLTLVQYKAQFDAAGEPLKDANGRFQKGDLVAYTVMEKRDGWGTEYKDDIRNGEWEYQAFGPDKKVNDKANLTTCFTCHKPHAGQDFVISLAGLKGTPEGAMAKPTPGPGVVSISDFKFGPETVVVSKGQTITWHNTDSSPHQVTITSPKAQRSSIALKGQITRLTLADAGIYDYICGLHPAMKGKIEVRE from the coding sequence ATGAAAAACGTCAGGCTGGTTGCCGCTGTCGCGCTCGGATCGGCATCGGGCGCGCTCATCGGCTATTCCGCGCTCGCCGGCGGCGACAAGGTCGCCTTCCCGGAGAATTTCGACAAGGGCACGCTCTACGCCACGGTCGATCGTTACGACAACAAGCAGTATCGCGAGCTCTATGCGACGCCGGCGGCGGTCGATGCGGTACGCAAGGGCCAGCCGATCCCGAGCGGCACGGTGCTGACGCTGGTGCAGTACAAGGCGCAGTTCGATGCGGCCGGCGAGCCTCTCAAGGATGCCAACGGCCGTTTTCAAAAGGGCGACCTCGTCGCCTACACGGTGATGGAAAAGCGCGACGGCTGGGGCACCGAGTACAAGGATGACATTCGGAACGGCGAATGGGAATATCAGGCGTTTGGCCCGGACAAGAAGGTCAACGACAAGGCCAATTTGACGACCTGCTTCACCTGCCACAAGCCGCATGCCGGGCAGGATTTTGTTATCTCGCTAGCGGGCCTGAAGGGCACGCCCGAAGGCGCCATGGCAAAGCCCACGCCGGGCCCCGGCGTGGTCTCGATCTCCGACTTCAAGTTCGGGCCGGAGACCGTCGTGGTCAGCAAGGGCCAGACCATCACCTGGCACAACACCGATTCCTCGCCGCACCAGGTGACGATCACCAGCCCCAAGGCGCAGCGCTCGTCGATCGCGCTGAAAGGCCAGATCACCCGGCTGACCCTCGCCGATGCAGGAATCTACGATTACATCTGCGGCCTGCACCCGGCAATGAAGGGCAAGATCGAGGTGAGGGAATAA
- a CDS encoding DUF350 domain-containing protein produces the protein MVLQSLAGLPAFLVYFCTAIVAVVAYLFVYTRVTAHNEFDLIRANEPGAAIALGLSLLGFVLPLVSAIAHSANVWDCMIWAAIALIVQITVYFLVRVPVPNLSKRIAAGELAAAIWLGLSSLAAGALNAASMIY, from the coding sequence ATGGTTCTGCAATCCCTTGCCGGGCTGCCGGCATTCCTGGTCTATTTCTGCACGGCAATCGTCGCCGTGGTGGCCTACCTCTTCGTCTATACCCGCGTCACGGCGCACAACGAGTTCGACCTGATCCGTGCCAACGAGCCGGGAGCGGCGATTGCGCTGGGCCTGAGCCTGCTCGGCTTCGTGCTGCCGTTGGTCAGCGCCATCGCCCATTCCGCCAATGTCTGGGATTGCATGATCTGGGCCGCGATCGCCCTGATCGTGCAGATAACGGTCTATTTTCTCGTCAGGGTTCCGGTCCCGAATCTGTCGAAGCGGATCGCGGCCGGCGAACTCGCCGCCGCGATCTGGCTCGGGCTGTCATCGCTGGCCGCCGGCGCACTCAACGCCGCTTCGATGATCTACTGA
- a CDS encoding glutathionylspermidine synthase family protein produces MQRIPCPERDDWRATAESIGFTFHTIDGERYWDERAYYAFTLNEIERRIEGPTGEIEAMCLELVGRAINDEKYLRRLKIPEAFWPLLSESWRRRDVSLYGRLDLSYDGWSPAKLLEYNADTPTSIFEAAVFQWTWLEQAMERNIIPKRADQFNSIHERLIDAWKKHGGAKHLHLAGMTDNAEDAGTLAYLQDTATQAGLKTTLMDIKDVGLGGYGRFVDLDDRAIELAFKLYPWEWMFQDTFGAKLSSAPTRWIEPSWKAILSNKGILPLLWEMFPKHPNLLPAYFEDDPKAAMLGSSFVRKPLYSREGANVALVSAGTTLMEQQGPYGAEGFIRQAFAPLPTFSNQYPVIGSWLVDHTPCGLSIREDENPITGNTSRFLPHAIV; encoded by the coding sequence ATGCAGCGCATCCCCTGCCCCGAACGCGACGACTGGCGCGCTACCGCCGAAAGCATCGGGTTCACTTTTCACACCATCGACGGCGAGCGCTATTGGGACGAGCGGGCCTATTACGCGTTCACGCTGAACGAGATCGAACGGCGGATCGAGGGGCCGACCGGCGAGATCGAGGCGATGTGCCTCGAACTGGTCGGCCGCGCGATCAATGACGAAAAATATCTGCGCCGATTGAAAATACCCGAAGCCTTCTGGCCGCTGCTGTCCGAGAGCTGGCGCCGCCGCGACGTCAGCCTCTACGGCCGGCTGGACCTGAGCTACGACGGCTGGAGCCCGGCGAAACTCCTGGAGTACAACGCGGATACGCCGACCTCGATTTTCGAGGCGGCGGTTTTTCAGTGGACCTGGCTCGAACAGGCGATGGAGCGCAACATCATCCCGAAGCGCGCCGACCAGTTCAATTCAATCCATGAGCGCCTGATCGACGCCTGGAAGAAGCATGGCGGCGCGAAGCATCTGCATCTCGCCGGGATGACCGATAATGCCGAGGATGCCGGCACGCTGGCCTATCTGCAGGACACCGCGACCCAGGCTGGATTGAAGACCACGCTGATGGACATCAAGGATGTCGGACTGGGCGGCTATGGCCGCTTCGTCGATCTCGACGACCGCGCAATCGAGCTCGCCTTCAAGCTTTATCCCTGGGAATGGATGTTTCAGGATACGTTCGGCGCAAAACTGTCGAGCGCGCCGACACGCTGGATCGAGCCGTCCTGGAAAGCGATCCTTTCCAACAAGGGTATTCTGCCCCTGCTATGGGAGATGTTTCCGAAACACCCCAATTTGCTGCCGGCCTATTTCGAGGACGATCCGAAGGCGGCAATGCTCGGCTCCTCGTTCGTGCGCAAGCCGCTTTATTCGCGCGAAGGCGCCAATGTCGCACTCGTCAGCGCCGGCACCACGCTGATGGAACAGCAAGGCCCGTATGGGGCGGAAGGATTCATCCGGCAGGCTTTCGCGCCGCTGCCGACCTTCTCCAACCAATACCCGGTGATTGGAAGCTGGCTGGTCGATCACACGCCGTGCGGCCTGTCGATCCGCGAGGACGAGAACCCGATCACCGGCAACACGTCACGCTTCCTGCCGCACGCGATCGTATAG
- a CDS encoding protein-glutamate O-methyltransferase CheR, with the protein MTPSDYEYLRKLLKERSGLDLSADKQYLVESRLLPLARKSSLPGIPELVVKMRSGADALTSEVVEAMTTNETFFFRDKIPFDHLKEAVLPALVQARAARRSLRIWCAASSTGQEPYSIAMCLKEAGHLLSGWRAEIIATDLSQAVLEKSKAGIFSQFEVQRGLPIGLLVKYFTQNGELWQISAELRSMVQHRQLNLLQDFSHLGVFDIIFCRNVLIYFDQSTKANIFERISRMLEPDGVLALGAAESVVGITNTFKPYPERRGLYRPNVAPVIRVGASTLVPQTLRAVAAAR; encoded by the coding sequence GTGACGCCTTCAGACTATGAGTATCTGCGTAAGCTTCTGAAAGAGCGCTCCGGGCTCGATCTATCCGCCGACAAGCAATATCTGGTCGAAAGCCGATTGTTGCCGCTGGCGCGCAAGTCCAGCCTGCCGGGAATTCCCGAACTCGTCGTAAAGATGAGGAGCGGGGCCGATGCGCTGACGTCGGAGGTGGTCGAGGCAATGACCACCAACGAGACGTTCTTCTTCCGCGACAAGATTCCGTTCGACCATTTGAAGGAGGCGGTCCTCCCGGCGCTGGTGCAGGCGCGCGCGGCCCGCCGCTCCCTGCGGATCTGGTGCGCGGCTTCCTCCACCGGGCAGGAGCCGTATTCGATCGCGATGTGCCTGAAGGAGGCCGGACACTTGCTGTCGGGCTGGCGCGCCGAGATCATCGCAACCGACCTGTCGCAGGCGGTGCTGGAAAAGTCGAAGGCCGGAATCTTCAGCCAGTTCGAGGTACAGCGCGGATTGCCGATCGGGTTGCTGGTGAAGTACTTCACCCAGAACGGCGAACTCTGGCAGATCAGCGCCGAGCTCCGCAGCATGGTGCAGCATCGTCAGCTCAACCTGCTGCAGGATTTCTCCCATCTCGGCGTCTTCGACATCATCTTCTGCCGCAACGTGCTGATCTATTTCGATCAGAGTACCAAGGCCAACATCTTCGAGCGGATCTCCAGGATGCTGGAGCCTGATGGCGTGCTGGCGCTGGGCGCTGCCGAATCCGTGGTCGGCATTACCAACACCTTCAAGCCCTATCCGGAGCGCCGCGGACTTTATCGTCCGAACGTTGCGCCGGTGATACGGGTGGGGGCGTCGACCCTGGTGCCGCAAACCCTGCGGGCCGTCGCCGCGGCGCGCTGA
- a CDS encoding chemotaxis response regulator protein-glutamate methylesterase, whose amino-acid sequence MSVALTRSPPPISTRQDKLRVMVVDDSVVIRGMISRWIGAEPDMEVSASLRTGLDAVNQIERVKPDVAVLDIEMPELDGISALPQLLAKKRDLVIIMASTLTRRNAEISFKALSLGASDYIPKPESTREASAAETFHHDLIQKIRHLGARARRRASPVVSPALAPAPERARDVPVHPVATPVAHLPLARRPFSMLAPRVLLIGSSTGGPQALMTLVADIGPVIDRFPVLITQHMPPTFTTILAEHLARASRRPAHEAVDGEMIKSGRIYLAPGGRHMRVVRRGADAAIALDDGPPVNFCKPAVDPLFNSAIDVWQGGIMSVILTGMGSDGMRGGKDIVAAGGTVIAQDEASSVVWGMPGAAANAGICAAVLPLNQIAPKLVRLFSGDRS is encoded by the coding sequence ATGAGTGTTGCGTTAACGAGGTCTCCACCGCCAATCTCGACACGGCAGGACAAGCTGCGCGTCATGGTGGTCGACGACTCCGTCGTGATCCGCGGGATGATCTCGCGCTGGATCGGCGCGGAACCGGACATGGAGGTCTCGGCCTCCCTGCGTACCGGTCTCGACGCGGTGAACCAGATCGAACGCGTCAAACCCGACGTTGCCGTGCTCGATATCGAAATGCCGGAGCTCGATGGCATTTCGGCGTTGCCGCAACTGCTGGCGAAAAAGCGCGACCTCGTCATCATCATGGCGTCGACGCTGACCCGCCGCAATGCGGAGATCAGCTTCAAGGCGCTTTCGCTTGGCGCGTCCGACTACATTCCAAAGCCGGAGAGCACGCGCGAGGCTTCCGCCGCCGAGACCTTCCACCACGATCTGATTCAGAAGATCCGTCATCTGGGCGCCAGGGCCCGCCGGCGTGCGTCGCCCGTCGTGAGCCCGGCTCTGGCACCAGCCCCCGAGCGGGCACGCGACGTGCCGGTCCATCCGGTAGCGACACCGGTTGCGCATCTGCCATTGGCGCGACGGCCCTTCAGCATGCTGGCGCCGCGGGTGCTCCTGATCGGCTCGTCGACCGGTGGCCCGCAGGCCCTCATGACGCTGGTCGCCGACATCGGCCCGGTGATCGATCGTTTTCCGGTGCTGATCACCCAGCACATGCCGCCGACCTTCACCACGATTCTCGCCGAGCATCTGGCGCGCGCGAGCCGCCGGCCGGCCCATGAAGCCGTCGATGGCGAGATGATCAAATCCGGCCGGATCTATCTTGCACCGGGCGGCCGCCACATGCGCGTGGTGCGCCGTGGCGCCGACGCCGCGATCGCGCTCGACGACGGGCCGCCGGTGAATTTCTGCAAGCCGGCGGTGGATCCGCTGTTCAACTCCGCCATCGACGTCTGGCAGGGCGGCATCATGTCGGTGATTTTGACCGGCATGGGCTCAGACGGCATGCGCGGCGGCAAGGACATCGTCGCCGCCGGCGGCACCGTGATTGCCCAGGACGAAGCTAGCAGCGTGGTGTGGGGCATGCCGGGCGCAGCTGCCAATGCAGGTATTTGCGCGGCGGTTCTGCCGCTCAATCAGATCGCGCCCAAACTGGTTCGGTTGTTTTCGGGAGATCGTTCGTGA
- a CDS encoding response regulator, with protein MKTCLVVDDSSVIRKVARRILEGLDFQIVEAEDGEKALEVCKRAMPEAVLLDWNMPVMDGYEFLGNLRRMPGGDAPKVVFCTTENDVAHIARALHAGANEYIMKPFDKDIVTAKFQEVGLL; from the coding sequence ATGAAAACATGTCTGGTCGTTGATGACTCGAGCGTCATCCGAAAGGTCGCACGACGCATCCTCGAAGGTCTCGACTTTCAGATCGTCGAGGCCGAGGACGGCGAGAAGGCGCTTGAAGTCTGCAAGCGCGCGATGCCTGAGGCGGTTCTGCTCGACTGGAACATGCCCGTGATGGACGGCTATGAGTTCCTCGGCAATCTGCGTCGCATGCCCGGCGGCGATGCGCCCAAGGTGGTGTTCTGCACCACCGAAAACGACGTCGCGCACATCGCGCGCGCGCTGCATGCCGGGGCGAACGAATACATCATGAAGCCGTTCGACAAGGACATCGTCACCGCGAAGTTCCAGGAAGTCGGTCTGCTCTGA
- a CDS encoding chemotaxis protein CheW: protein MSTKTETIEGTVAEYVTAMIGGQLFGLPISRVQDVFMPERLTRVPLSSAEIAGVLNLRGRIVTVVNMRARLGLPKNDDGKPPMAVGVDLRGESYGLLIDQIGEVLRLPDDSREENPVNLDPRMAKLAGGVHRLDGQLMVILDVDRVLEIMPDLMAA, encoded by the coding sequence ATGTCAACCAAGACCGAGACCATCGAGGGCACCGTGGCCGAATACGTCACCGCCATGATCGGCGGGCAATTGTTCGGCCTGCCGATCTCGCGGGTGCAGGACGTGTTCATGCCGGAACGGCTGACGCGGGTGCCGCTGTCCTCGGCCGAGATCGCCGGCGTGCTCAACCTGCGCGGCCGCATCGTCACCGTGGTCAACATGCGCGCCCGGCTTGGACTGCCCAAGAATGACGACGGCAAGCCGCCGATGGCGGTCGGCGTCGACCTGCGCGGCGAGTCCTACGGCCTGCTGATCGACCAGATCGGCGAGGTGCTGCGGCTGCCCGATGACAGCCGCGAGGAAAACCCCGTCAACCTCGATCCCCGCATGGCCAAGCTCGCCGGCGGCGTTCACCGCCTCGACGGCCAGCTCATGGTCATTCTCGACGTTGATCGCGTTCTCGAAATCATGCCTGACCTGATGGCGGCATGA